In a genomic window of Cydia fagiglandana chromosome 8, ilCydFagi1.1, whole genome shotgun sequence:
- the LOC134666439 gene encoding TIP41-like protein has product MLTLEESRVDARRFTSNSKSIEFGPWLISYDISCILPSVCSTKVVCERDDDQFCQFCVYCKELTIPHFPDMVFPKNILSLTHNNGAKISFNPLDALKLVACTTEAIEVSCAEAWQVARPDATKKKRNFDWTFSTDYKGTLTDNISVEPTDENINYELLKQKDQILFYHDLTLFEDELHDHGISKLSVKIRVMPSYWFVLLRYFLRVDDVMVRSHETRMFHMLNTNYVIREYTAKESKAEDLQIPTSQMKEADDVIPFLPVKEKTLHKLIVHSDSNCS; this is encoded by the exons ATGCTGACTTTAGAG GAGTCTCGAGTCGACGCTCGGCGATTCACTAGTAACTCGAAGTCTATAGAATTTGGACCATGGCTGATATCCTACGATATAAGCTGTATCTTACCCAGCGTCTGCTCTACAAAAGTTGTTTGCGAGAGGGATGATGATCagttttgtcagttttgcgt ATACTGCAAAGAGCTGACTATTCCACATTTTCCTGATATGGTGTTTCCAAAGAATATTCTGTCATTGACGCATAATAATGGAGCTAAAATCAGTTTTAACCCTCTGGATGCTTTAAAACTAGTAGCCTGTACTACTGAAGCTATAGAAGTGTCTTGCGCAGAAGCTTGGCAAGTTGCAAG ACCAGATGCAACAAAGAAGAAGAGAAATTTCGACTGGACGTTCTCTACTGACTACAAGGGCACCCTCACCGACAACATCAGCGTAGAACCCACCGACGAGAACATCAACTATGAGTTACTGAAACAGAAAGACCAAATACTGTTCTACCACGACCTCACACTGTTCGAGGATGAATTGCACGACCATGGCATATCCAAGCTATCAGTCAAAATT aGAGTGATGCCAAGCTACTGGTTCGTACTACTCAGATACTTCCTAAGAGTTGATGACGTCATGGTGAGATCACACGAAACAAGGATGTTTCACATGTTAAACACAAACTATGTCATACGAGAATACACGGCAAAGGAATCAAAAGCTGAAGATTTACAG atccctACATCACAGATGAAGGAGGCGGACGATGTTATTCCATTTCTTCCAGTTAAAGAGAAGACTCTTCACAAACTCATAGTTCATTCAGATTCCAATTGTAgttaa
- the LOC134666895 gene encoding uncharacterized protein LOC134666895 produces MTTKVLVFSLFFGVSINHKTAFAAFRIQNVFAQDVLDIHLDSLLTMQQGLGSPHSLQVATGHEALMKLRREMPTPYTCTVTTPMGVTFDVQTPPDDRFESWSDNCGVRVRNVVLADEGRWRLTATAGNDSISGWVEVYVEDDRTSYTAPTISLQDGQTHANVELTTLDNLYCMVAQPASESSVVAGHCEVTLDRITRAVKGNWDVFLGLPGKINELHVQRQVAVEAERLDVGFIHDSNANKVHLYCNILVTEKNITFCRFQRTNAASGYNVMDGLSDGVHSYYGEGFDQRQCGMTLEQPTAEDFGTWRCTVGVQAWVGALVEQQTPLQALISVSSNNRVGFIYITARLEETEAQTVFTQVDREFTVMCRADRALRYCWFQHPNGTQYTPLPLADENQQFWYTGEDFQAGDCGITFSHATEADAGLWTCHMGPSDQVGVEVTDRLNVRVTGPLAANYQQIDTVVGEKATVYCRTSNGVRPLDYCRFMTPSFVGLSVDETVTEENAILNRFYFTPGRELNLGDCSLTISSVQYEDLGVWTCAAVVNGDTEEARDTVTLYVSDSAHARTLSQAGIAGMVFGLAAMLAALGGVVWYKRHTLFPPKRSNRSTDPTVGFSRRTVSTTSSGGSSNSSVLENLELPTITSQRT; encoded by the exons ATGACTACAAAAGTACTTGTGTTTAGCTTATTCTTTGgcg TTTCTATTAATCACAAAACTGCTTTTGCAGCTTTCAGAATACAAAATGTATTCGCACAGGACGTACTCGATATACATTTGGATAGTCTCCTAACGATGCAGCAGGGACTGGGTTCGCCTCATTCGCTGCAGGTGGCTACAGGGCACGAGGCACTGATGAAACTGCGCAGGGAAATGCCTACTCCATACACGTGTACGGTCACTACACCCATGGGAGTGACTTTCGATGTTCAGACTCCACCCGACGACAG ATTTGAGAGCTGGAGTGATAACTGCGGTGTCCGAGTCCGGAACGTGGTGCTGGCTGACGAAGGGCGCTGGAGGCTCACCGCTACCGCCGGGAACGATTCCATCTCAGGGTGGGTCGAGGTCTACGTCGAAG atgaCAGAACATCCTACACTGCACCAACCATTTCGCTGCAGGACGGCCAAACCCACGCCAACGTCGAGCTCACCACGCTAGACAACTTGTACTGTATGGTGGCCCAGCCAGCCTCTGAGAGCTCGGTGGTCGCCGGCCATTGTGAAGTGACGTTAGACCGCATTACTCGCGCCGTTAAAGGCAACTGGGACGTTTTTCTGGGTCTCCCGGGGAAGATTAACGAGCTGCATGTGCAGAGACAGGTCGCTGTTGAAG CGGAGCGACTAGATGTCGGCTTCATTCACGACTCGAATGCTAACAAGGTCCATTTGTACTGTAACATCCTGGTCACCGAGAAAAACATCACCTTCTGTCGCTTCCAAAGAACTAACGCTGCGTCTGGCTACAACGTTATGGACGGGCTGAGTGATGGCGTCCATAG TTATTACGGGGAAGGATTCGATCAACGCCAATGCGGCATGACCCTTGAACAGCCAACAGCTGAAGACTTCGGCACGTGGCGCTGCACTGTGGGCGTACAGGCGTGGGTGGGTGCCTTGGTCGAGCAACAGACCCCCCTGCAGGCTCTCATCAGCGTCTCATCTAATAATAGAGTCG GATTTATTTACATTACAGCACGTCTCGAGGAGACAGAGGCACAGACCGTGTTCACGCAAGTGGACAGAGAGTTCACGGTGATGTGCCGCGCGGACCGCGCGCTGAGATACTGCTGGTTCCAGCATCCTAACGGGACGCAGTACACGCCGCTGCCGCTTGCTGATGAAAACCAACAGTTTTG GTACACTGGCGAGGACTTTCAAGCGGGCGACTGCGGCATAACATTCTCTCACGCCACAGAAGCAGACGCCGGGCTGTGGACGTGTCACATGGGACCTAGCGACCAAGTAGGCGTGGAAGTCACCGACCGGCTCAACGTGAGGGTCACGGGGCCTCTGGCTGCCAACTACCAGCAGATAGACACCGTGGTAGGGGAGAAGGCCACTGTGTATTGCCGTACGTCGAACGGCGTCCGACCACTAGACTACTGTCGGTTTATGACGCCCAGTTTCGTCGGGCTCAGCGTCGATGAAACAGTTACGGAAGAGAA CGCGATACTAAATCGCTTCTACTTCACTCCTGGCCGCGAGCTGAACCTTGGGGACTGCTCGCTGACCATCAGCTCTGTGCAGTACGAGGACTTAGGGGTCTGGACGTGCGCTGCTGTGGTCAATGGGGACACTGAAGAAGCGAGGGACACAGTTACTCTCTATGTTAGCG ATTCAGCGCACGCTCGGACCCTCTCTCAAGCCGGCATAGCGGGCATGGTGTTCGGCCTAGCAGCTATGCTCGCCGCATTAGGGGGGGTCGTGTGGTACAAACGGCACACCTTATTCCCCCCCAAGAGGTCCAACAGATCTACggacccgacagtcgggttcagCCGGCGTACTGTGTCGACCACTAGCAGCGGTGGGTCCTCGAACAGCAGTGTGCTGGAGAATTTAGAATTGCCTACAATTACCTCGCAAAGAACATAA